CGACCACGCAGGCGCCGCCGATCGCGAACGCGTAGATCCGGTCGAGGCGCCTGAGCGGCCCGTCGGCGCCGCCGGCGCGCGCGCGGTAGAGCCGGAGCGCTCCGAAGTGCTGGGCCGCGAAATGGTGCGTGACGAGCGCGTAGTCGAGGATGGCGAGCGCCATGACGCGCTCGGCGCGCGACCACGCGAGCGCGCCGTCGGCGGGGAGCAGGATCGCGAAGCAGGCGACCGCGATCGCGGCGGGGATCAGCACGAAGCGCGCGGGCTCGGCCCGGCGGAGCGGTTGGTAGGCGGTCGTGCAGTAGGCGAGCCACGTCGAGCCGATCCGGTGCCCGAGCCAGAGGAGCGCCGTCAGCCAGCCGTAGACGAGATCGAGCGAGCCGGCGCGGGGATCGTCGCCGCGCGAGAGCACCAGCACGAGCGGCACCAGCCAGAGCGCCGAGAGCATCCAGACCGCGTCCCATGCGGGCCCGCACACCCAGGGGAACGCGCTCCGCACGGCCGGCCGTGTGCGAGCGTCCGCGCCGAGGGGCGGCGGTACGAAGACGGCATCGGGCACGGCGCGCGCTCTATCCACGGGAGGAACGTCGCTGCACGGAGTGATCCGCGGCAGGCGCCGGAACGCGGCGGGCGGCACCAGCCAAGCCGGTGCCGCCCGCGCGGACCATCTCAGATCGGGCCGGGCGGGTGCGCCCGACTTCCGATACGCCGAGCTCAGCCGCCGCGGCGCGGTGACGGCGGACGGCTCTTGCAGAACACGTCACGTGAGAACTGCTGCATCTTGCCGGTGTTGCCGAGGATCTCCCGGGCTTCCACCGAACGGCACTCGGGCGTGATCTTGGCGAGCTCCGCGTTGATCTCGCGACCGCGGTCGCAGTCGGCGAGCGAGACGACGTGCAGGCACGTGCCCGGCTTCGCCGCTACGAGCGCGCGCGCCGCCGCGATCGGATCGCCGCCGGTGTTGGACCCGCCGTCGCTGACGACGATCACCGCCGTCTTGCCCTCGAGACCGCTCACGACGGGCGTGAGCTCCTCGAAGCCTTTGGCCATGGGGGTGAGACGCAGCGAGACCGGCTGCCTGTCCGGGATCCAGCCGATGCGCGTCGCGAGCGAGCCCTGGTCGTAGACGTACGACGCCTTCACCTCTTCGAAGGGCGCGAACAGGTAGAGCGCCGAGTCCAGACAGCAGAACTTCGACGGAACCTCCTGGTTCAGCTCGAGGAGCGTGCGCTTGGCGAGCGCTTCCTTCACCTCGCCGAGCTCGGAGTGCGACGTGTACATCGAGCCCGACTGGTCGACGAACAGGACGAAGTTGTCGACCTTCGGCAGGTCGCATCCTGCCAGATCGGCCTCGGCCGCCCGAGGCGTCACCCCCGCGGCGAGCACCAGTCCGAGGATTCCTGCACACCACACCATTCCCTTCATTACCGTCTCCCTTTCTTCAGGCCCTCCCGGCCTGTCTCTCCGTGATCCCCGGCCTCTCGTTCTCCGGCCGGCGCCCGTGGGGGCCATGCTGCTCCACCTAGTTTACGAATGGGGGGGGCCGCAAGCGCAACCCCTGAATTGCACGGCCGGGGAGGGGGTCGCACCCGGCTGGCCAGGACCGGAGCCGGCCGCTATCCTCCGCCTTCGCGGGCAGCCGCCGCTCCCGCGCCGACCCGGGAGGCATCGCTCGATGAAGAATCCGCCCCGCCTCGAATTGCTCTGCGAGTACTACGCGACGCTCGGGGAACCGGCCGTGGTCGGCGTCGGCCCTACGGGATGCGCCAGATCTTCGACGTCACCGGCGGGGAGGTGACCGGAGAGCGCCTGCGGGGACGTGTCCTTCCGAGCGGCGCCGACTGGATCTTGATCGGTCCCGACGGCGTCGGCCGCTTCGACGTGCGCGCCACGATCGAGACGCATGACGGCGCGCTCCTCTACGTTTCGTACACCGGCGTCCTGCACATGACCGAGAACGTCCTTGCCGCCGTCGCGGGCGGCGGCCATACGGAGTTCGGCGAGACGACCTTCTTCGCGGCGCCGCGCTTCGAGACCGGCGACCCACGGTACGCATGGCTCAATGGCGCGTTCCTGCTGAACCAGGGACGCGTCGGTCCCCGTCGCGTCGAGTACCGCTGCTTCGAAGTGACATAGCGGCCCGGTCGGGGGACGCGAGCAGGCGATGTCCGTTCCCCGTTGCGGATCCGCATCCATTGGGGGGCGCGCGTGAGCTGGTTCGCGAAGAAGACCAGGGTGCTCGTCGTCTGCGACGACCCGGCGGTACTCGCAAAGCTCCGGGCGAGGGTCGAGCTGTTCTGGCCCGCCGACATCCCGGTGAAGACGCTCGCGGTCTTCTGCGGCTGGGCGGACGAGGCGATCGACAGCATCAAGGACTACCGGCCCGACGTCCTGCTCCTCACGCACGCGTTCCGGCGCGACGAGAAGACGGGTCGGGACGTCGCGCGCTGGATCGACGAGCACTACCGAGCGCCGATCCACGTCGCCGTGCACGGGGATGTCGCCGAAGCGGAGCTCCGTCGGCTCTTCGAGGGCGTCCGCTGCGTCAGCCACTTCATCGCCGGCGAAGGGGTCCGCGAGTTCATCCGCGACTGCACCCGACCGGAGCGCGCCGAGGGATAGCGAGGGCACGGGTGGCTCCCGGGTCATGCGATCACGAAGGATCGGTCTTCGCCGGCTCGCTCGGACGGTGCACGTCGACGAAGCCGCCGGACCGGGACGCGCTTGACCTGGCGGCGTCGCGTGCGCCATGACGCGCAGCACGACGGAGTCTGTTTCGTCTCAAAGCTAGTTAGGAGCCCGACCGCATGTTCGCGAACGAATGTTGGTGGATTACGGGCGCTTCCTCCGGGATCGGCGCGGCGCTCGCCCTCGGGCTCGCGGCGCGCGGCGCGAGCGTCGTGCTCTCGGGCCGGAACGTCGGGGCGCTCGAGGCGGTCGCGCGGGACTGCGCCGACGCCCTCGTGCTGCCGTTCGAGGCGACCGACTTCGACGCGGTCCCCGCGATCGCCGAGCGGGCGTGGGCATGGAAGGGACGCATCCACGGCCTCGTCAACAACGCGGGAGTCTCGCAGCGCTCGCTCGCGGTCGAGACCGCCTTCGCCGTCTACCAGAAGATGATCGCGATCGACCTGCTGGCGCCGATCGCGCTCACGCAGGCGGTGCTGCCGCGCATGGTGCGCGCGGGCGGCGGCCGGATCGTCGCGATGTCGAGCGTCGCCGGGTTCGTCGGAGCGCCGCTCCGCTCGGCGTACAGCGCCGCCAAGCACGGGCTCGTCGGCTACCACGACTCGGTGCGCGCCGAGAACGAGCACCTCGGGATCCGGGTGCACGTGTTCGCGCCGGGATCGGTGCGGACCAACGTGTCGCGGAACGCGCTCCTTGCCGACGGCTCGGCGCGCGGCGCGAGCGACGCCGCCATCGAGAACGGCATGCCCGCCGCGGAGGCGGCCGAGGCGATGCTGGTGGCGATCGCCGACGGCAAGCGCGAGCTCATTCTCGCGAGCGGGATGGAGCACGAGGTCGTGATGTTGCGCCGCCGCGATCCCGAGGCGCTCTTCGAGCGGATGTCGATGCTCGTCCGCGCCGGCTACGCGCAGTCGATGGCGTCGGACACCGGCGAGAGCTGACGCTCCGTCGCCGGCGTGCGGCCGTCACCGACGCCTTCCCGTCAGCGCGCCGGGACGATGTTGCTCCAGGTCTCGGTGAGCACGTCCTTCCCGTTCCGGAGGAAGCCGCGAAGCTCGGTCGGCTCGTTCGGCCGTAGCTGCTTCACCCGCACGAGCATGCGCCACATGCCGGTCGCCTCGATGCGATAGGCGTTGCTCTCGAGGATCTCGCCGTTCGCCGGCGCCGTGACGACGGCCTTCACCGGCGCGTCGGCGGCGAGCCCGGCGAGCGAGGGGCCGGTGAAGTCCACGACGAACTGCCGCTCGTCGCCGGCGAGCTCGGCGAAACCGCGCCCGGTGCGCGTCTGGGCGACCCAGGCCCCGGGGGGGTGCTGCATCGCGGCGCCCTGCCAGTGCAGGCGATAGGCGAAATCGAGCGGGCGGCCGATCGGCGGGAGCTCCTCCGGCACCCAGTAGGCGACCGAGTTGTCGTTGGTCTCGTCCGGCGTGTGCAGCTGCATGAGCTCGACGCGCCCGGGCCCCCACGATCCGACGGGCTCGACCCACGCGCTCGGCCGGAGCTCGTAGCGCGCCTCCGCGTCCTCGTAGCTCGCGAAGCTCCGGTCGCGCTGCATGAGGCCGAAGCCGCGCAGGTCGCGCATCGCGAAGGACGTCGTGAACGTCCGCTCCGGATCGAGCAGCGGCCGCCACAGCCACTCGCCGCTGCCCGTCGCCACCGAGAGGCCGTCCGAGTCGTGCACCTCGGGACGGAAGTCGGCGCGGTGCGGCTGGTTCTCGCCGAAGAAGTACATGCTGGTGAGGGGCGCGAGCCCGAGCGTGGCGACCGGCGCGCGCAGGAAGACGCGGGCCCGGACGTCGATCACCGTCTCGGCTCCGGGGTGCACGTCGAAGCGGTACGCGCCGCTCGCGCGCGGCGAGTCGAGGAGGGCGTAGACCGTGAGCGTCCGAGCGTCCGGGGTCGGGCGGACGAGCCAGAACTCAGTGAAGTCGGGGAACTCCTCGCCCCGGCCGCCGACGGTGTCGATCGCGAGCCCGCGCGCCGAGAGTCCGTAGCGCAGTCCGGCGGCGAGTGCCCGGAAGTAGCTCGCGCCGAGGAAGACGACGAGCTCGTCCTTGTAGGCCGGGTCGTTCAGCACGCAGTGGACGCGAAAGCCCGCGAACCCGAGGTCGCCCCATTTCGCGGGGGAGAGCCGGTTCTTGCCGTAGTCGAAGTCGGCGCGCTCGTACGCGATGTGGCGCACGCCCGCGGGCCCGACCTCGTTGATGCGCACCGGGGCCGTCTGGAACTTCCCGAGGTGGAAGAACATCACTTCGAACGGCAGCTTCTCGGGACGCCAGAGCGCGTGATCGGGGCGGTAGCGGATGTCGCGATACTGGTCGTAGGTGAGGGCGCGGAGCTCTTCCGGCACCGGCCGGTTCTCCCGGTGATAGGGGCGCTCCGCCCGCGCCTGCGCGAGCGCGGCGACGTCGTCGAAGTCGAACGCCCGGGCGGCGGCGCTCGGCAACGCCGCGAGCAGCAGGCACGCGAGGAACGTGGCGCGCGTGGGGGGACGCATCGCGCGCCGACTACCCGGCGCTCGGCGCGTGGGCTTCGTCCTGGCACTGCAGCATGAGCCCGCCGTGGCTCCATGCCGCCCCGGACGCCATCGCCATGGCGACGAAGATCACCTCGGCGAGCTCCCGCTCGCTCGCGCCCGCCTTCTCGGCTCTCTTCACGTGCGCGTCGATGCACCACGGGCACTGGGTGACGTGCGCGACGCCGAGCGCGATCAGCTCCTTTGTCTTGTTGTCGAGGGCGCCCGCCTCGAACGCTTTCTTGTCGAACTCGAGCCAGGCGCGGAACGGCTCGGGCGCGAGCTCGCGCATGCGCTTGAACTGCCGGGGAACGTCGACGCCGTGGAACTGCATGAGAGTGCTCCTTTCGCGGCGGGGCCCGCCGTCGTGAGACTCGTTCGCGGTTGGGCTGCCGGATCGTTTCGGTGAGAAAGAACGTCGCCGCCGTGCGCGCGGCTCGCGCGGCTCATGTGGCGCGGCTCGAGGGCGAGCTCGATCATGAACGCGCCGTCCCGCATGCCGAGGTTGCGGCATCCGAGGTACTCCATGAACTCGCTGAGCTCGTCGTCGCCCATGGGCGGGTGGCGTAGCAGAAACCGGCGTGCTCCGCCTCTCCGGCCGCGCCGCGGAGCACGCCGCGGCGGACGCCGGCGCCCGGTCGGAGGAGATGCCCCGAACTCGCGGAGGCTGCGGGCTCCGGCGCGGCGCGCTACGGGGTCGCGAGCGGCGTCGGCGTCGGCGCCCGCCCGACCTCGACCCGACCGAGCTTGCAGGTCGCCTCGCCGGTGTCGAAGCAGCGGAGTTCGCCGTCGACCGCGCGTGCGCACTCCTGGTCGCCGTCGCATCCATCGTTCGTGCTGCACTCGTGACAGGCCTGGTCGTCGTCGCCGCCGCTGTCGCCGCACGCTCCGGCGACCAACGCCAACAGCAGCGCCACCATCCCCATCCGGCCGATCGTCGTCGCGAGCATGCGGGCGCGTGTCGCACAACGCGTCCCGCGACGCAAATGCCGCGGCGGGCCGGGTAGTGTCTCAGTTCGAGCATGCGCCGAAGCTCCGGTCCGTCGCGCGCGCTCGGCGTTCGGGGTCGGCGGTGGGTGGGTCCGGGACGCCTCCTACGGTCGCCGGAATCCTGCCACCCAGCGCGTACGACACGCCGCAACCTCTCTGGCTTACGCACAACGCGAGCTGCGGCTCCCCGGAGCCGTCCCGGACCCACCCACCGCCGAGGCGTCGCAGTACGGACAGAGCAGCCGGCGCAACCTCGCCGTGCCGCACTACAGACTCGCTGCGCCGCGCTCGACGGCTGCCCGAAGACGGGAAGATGCTTCCGCAGGCGGGCGGGTCGGGACCGGCTTCGGGGAGCCGCAGCTCGCGTTGTCCGCAAGACAGGAAGGCACCGGCGGGCCGTACGCGCTGGGTGGCAGGACCCC
This genomic window from Deltaproteobacteria bacterium contains:
- a CDS encoding SDR family NAD(P)-dependent oxidoreductase codes for the protein MFANECWWITGASSGIGAALALGLAARGASVVLSGRNVGALEAVARDCADALVLPFEATDFDAVPAIAERAWAWKGRIHGLVNNAGVSQRSLAVETAFAVYQKMIAIDLLAPIALTQAVLPRMVRAGGGRIVAMSSVAGFVGAPLRSAYSAAKHGLVGYHDSVRAENEHLGIRVHVFAPGSVRTNVSRNALLADGSARGASDAAIENGMPAAEAAEAMLVAIADGKRELILASGMEHEVVMLRRRDPEALFERMSMLVRAGYAQSMASDTGES
- a CDS encoding carboxymuconolactone decarboxylase family protein, with the protein product MQFHGVDVPRQFKRMRELAPEPFRAWLEFDKKAFEAGALDNKTKELIALGVAHVTQCPWCIDAHVKRAEKAGASERELAEVIFVAMAMASGAAWSHGGLMLQCQDEAHAPSAG
- a CDS encoding VWA domain-containing protein — encoded protein: MKGMVWCAGILGLVLAAGVTPRAAEADLAGCDLPKVDNFVLFVDQSGSMYTSHSELGEVKEALAKRTLLELNQEVPSKFCCLDSALYLFAPFEEVKASYVYDQGSLATRIGWIPDRQPVSLRLTPMAKGFEELTPVVSGLEGKTAVIVVSDGGSNTGGDPIAAARALVAAKPGTCLHVVSLADCDRGREINAELAKITPECRSVEAREILGNTGKMQQFSRDVFCKSRPPSPRRGG
- a CDS encoding glucan biosynthesis protein G, whose translation is MRPPTRATFLACLLLAALPSAAARAFDFDDVAALAQARAERPYHRENRPVPEELRALTYDQYRDIRYRPDHALWRPEKLPFEVMFFHLGKFQTAPVRINEVGPAGVRHIAYERADFDYGKNRLSPAKWGDLGFAGFRVHCVLNDPAYKDELVVFLGASYFRALAAGLRYGLSARGLAIDTVGGRGEEFPDFTEFWLVRPTPDARTLTVYALLDSPRASGAYRFDVHPGAETVIDVRARVFLRAPVATLGLAPLTSMYFFGENQPHRADFRPEVHDSDGLSVATGSGEWLWRPLLDPERTFTTSFAMRDLRGFGLMQRDRSFASYEDAEARYELRPSAWVEPVGSWGPGRVELMQLHTPDETNDNSVAYWVPEELPPIGRPLDFAYRLHWQGAAMQHPPGAWVAQTRTGRGFAELAGDERQFVVDFTGPSLAGLAADAPVKAVVTAPANGEILESNAYRIEATGMWRMLVRVKQLRPNEPTELRGFLRNGKDVLTETWSNIVPAR
- a CDS encoding DUF3237 domain-containing protein, whose amino-acid sequence is MRQIFDVTGGEVTGERLRGRVLPSGADWILIGPDGVGRFDVRATIETHDGALLYVSYTGVLHMTENVLAAVAGGGHTEFGETTFFAAPRFETGDPRYAWLNGAFLLNQGRVGPRRVEYRCFEVT